A single genomic interval of Alteromonas sp. CI.11.F.A3 harbors:
- the trmB gene encoding tRNA (guanosine(46)-N7)-methyltransferase TrmB, whose product MRQFKSQAEAEAAGVHVSKVKSFVKREGRLTKAQTRAIEEFWPTMGIDYQNAELDLSVLFGRTAPVVIEIGFGMGKSLVEMAAAAPEKNFIGIEVHRPGVGACLAEAGEQGLTNLRVMDHDAVEVLKNMIPDGGLSRLQLFFPDPWHKKRHHKRRIVQPEFAALVLTKLEKGGCFHMATDWEPYAEHMAEVMDATSGYANTAQEGTYVPRPEYRPITKFETRGQKLGHGVWDLIYERAQ is encoded by the coding sequence ATGAGGCAATTCAAAAGCCAGGCCGAGGCTGAAGCCGCTGGTGTTCACGTAAGTAAAGTTAAAAGCTTCGTAAAGCGCGAAGGCCGCTTAACAAAAGCGCAAACTCGCGCCATTGAAGAATTTTGGCCAACCATGGGTATTGATTACCAAAATGCTGAACTCGACTTATCTGTGCTGTTCGGCAGAACCGCGCCAGTAGTCATTGAAATTGGCTTTGGTATGGGTAAATCTTTAGTTGAAATGGCCGCAGCTGCCCCTGAGAAAAATTTCATTGGCATTGAAGTGCATCGACCTGGCGTAGGTGCTTGTTTGGCTGAAGCTGGCGAACAGGGTTTAACCAATTTGCGCGTGATGGATCACGATGCAGTTGAAGTACTTAAGAATATGATCCCAGATGGTGGGTTGTCTCGACTTCAATTGTTCTTCCCCGATCCTTGGCATAAAAAGCGTCATCATAAGCGCCGTATTGTTCAGCCTGAATTTGCTGCCCTTGTGCTAACCAAATTAGAAAAAGGTGGCTGTTTCCATATGGCTACCGACTGGGAACCTTACGCAGAACACATGGCCGAAGTAATGGATGCAACTTCAGGTTATGCAAATACTGCACAAGAAGGTACCTATGTGCCTCGCCCTGAATATCGACCTATCACTAAATTTGAAACCCGTGGCCAAAAGCTAGGTCATGGTGTTTGGGATCTTATTTACGAGCGAGCGCAGTAA
- a CDS encoding methyltransferase — MILTPQSQLLERNINIFEQGEWLFINPSDAYFLDALKHKNVTVMHQYFDIFSECVRVISSSSFDSRDITKDGFEVVQKVGSHTHHFTPFMRNEHTHTDVLIFLPKAKSHFQMLLRMAAGMVGQNGRIHVVGENKGGIKSAAKLMQPYGVTHKVDSARHCSLITTIVEQPHLAFEPEAWLETDTYEIGSTSWPVCSLPGVFSHGELDKGTKLLLEKHTSGMSGNVLDFACGAGVIASYLMLTYPHLKMQLSDISALAIYASAMTLAANGQSATLHAANGLYGIEGKVQHIVTNPPFHTGLKTDYTITKRFIEDARKMLSQNGTLQMVANRFLPYPGLLAEHFPRVLTTAQTTQFSLYQAA; from the coding sequence ATGATTTTAACGCCTCAAAGCCAACTATTAGAACGCAATATCAACATTTTTGAGCAAGGCGAATGGTTGTTTATCAACCCTTCTGATGCCTACTTCCTTGATGCCCTTAAGCATAAAAATGTCACGGTAATGCACCAATACTTCGACATATTTTCTGAATGTGTTCGAGTAATATCGTCATCAAGCTTTGATAGCCGCGATATCACTAAAGATGGTTTTGAGGTAGTACAAAAAGTGGGGTCGCACACTCATCATTTCACGCCATTTATGCGTAATGAGCATACCCATACTGACGTGCTAATTTTTCTGCCTAAAGCAAAATCTCATTTTCAAATGCTATTGCGCATGGCAGCCGGCATGGTGGGTCAAAATGGCCGCATCCATGTAGTTGGCGAAAACAAAGGCGGCATTAAAAGCGCTGCTAAACTCATGCAACCTTACGGGGTTACCCATAAAGTAGATTCTGCCCGTCACTGCAGTTTAATTACCACCATTGTTGAACAGCCTCACTTAGCGTTTGAACCAGAAGCTTGGCTTGAAACCGACACTTATGAGATTGGCAGCACAAGCTGGCCTGTGTGCTCTTTACCTGGCGTATTTAGTCATGGCGAACTCGACAAAGGCACCAAGCTACTGCTAGAAAAACATACTTCGGGTATGAGTGGCAATGTATTAGACTTCGCTTGTGGAGCTGGGGTAATTGCTAGTTACCTGATGCTTACCTACCCGCACTTAAAAATGCAGCTGTCAGATATTAGCGCCCTTGCAATTTATGCCAGTGCAATGACGTTAGCGGCTAATGGTCAATCAGCCACTTTGCATGCTGCGAACGGTTTATATGGCATCGAGGGGAAAGTACAGCATATTGTCACCAACCCACCATTTCACACTGGGCTTAAAACCGACTACACCATTACCAAGCGATTTATTGAAGACGCTCGTAAAATGCTAAGTCAAAACGGCACGTTGCAAATGGTTGCTAACCGTTTCTTGCCCTACCCTGGGCTGCTAGCTGAACACTTCCCTCGCGTGTTAACTACTGCACAAACCACACAATTTTCGTTATATCAGGCAGCATAG
- the glgA gene encoding glycogen synthase GlgA — protein sequence MKIVFAISEVEELVKTGGLADVGKALPLALKDAGEDVAIVMPYYKVLADSLDLPTACETQTLFTEYKVYNFEVRVMDWHGIPVYFVDYPEYFMREGLYSNAYEAYEDNGERFCFFSGAVLAALQAINYSPDVIHCHDWHTAMLPYLTAYDNTGFFDRTRTVFTIHNAAFQGVNLLEKVPFLRHHPGILAQVHGGYINMLQSGIEFATKVTTVSPHYAQELLTDLGSHGLHERLVRRKTDLSGILNGCDYTQWNPATDSFLPEHYDVDNLLPKQTCKSALQEKSGLPKNVSIPLIGMVCRLTEQKGFGYILPILDELVQHNVQIVIVGTGDPKMCMDLGEFAQNNPSQFAFINGFSSEHAHLVEAGADFFLMPSQFEPCGLNQMYSLAYGTIPIVRAVGGLKDTVVDNRHSEDATGFVFEQPRPEALLACIRRALLFYYEHPVKFREMQQRGMNTRFTWERAAGEYIKLYGSMFV from the coding sequence GTGAAAATTGTATTCGCTATCTCTGAAGTAGAAGAACTGGTAAAAACAGGTGGCTTAGCAGATGTCGGCAAAGCACTTCCACTTGCATTAAAAGACGCAGGAGAAGATGTAGCCATTGTTATGCCTTACTACAAGGTATTAGCAGACTCGTTAGACTTACCTACGGCATGTGAAACACAAACGCTATTCACCGAATACAAGGTATATAATTTCGAAGTGCGAGTAATGGACTGGCATGGCATACCCGTATACTTTGTAGATTACCCAGAATACTTCATGCGTGAAGGCTTGTACTCCAACGCGTACGAGGCTTATGAAGACAATGGCGAGCGCTTTTGTTTCTTTAGTGGCGCAGTATTGGCCGCCCTTCAAGCTATTAATTATTCGCCAGATGTTATTCATTGCCACGATTGGCATACGGCCATGCTGCCTTACCTAACGGCCTACGATAACACAGGCTTTTTTGATAGAACGCGTACCGTGTTTACCATTCACAATGCCGCGTTCCAAGGGGTAAACCTACTTGAAAAAGTACCATTTCTACGCCATCACCCCGGCATTCTGGCACAGGTTCATGGCGGCTATATCAATATGCTTCAATCGGGTATCGAGTTTGCCACTAAAGTAACCACCGTTAGCCCCCATTACGCACAAGAGCTGTTAACCGACCTAGGCAGCCACGGTTTGCATGAACGTTTAGTTAGACGTAAAACTGACCTTTCCGGCATATTAAACGGGTGCGATTATACGCAATGGAACCCAGCTACTGATTCTTTCTTACCAGAACACTACGATGTAGATAACCTACTGCCTAAGCAAACCTGTAAGAGCGCCTTACAAGAAAAGTCTGGGTTGCCGAAAAATGTCAGCATTCCACTTATTGGTATGGTGTGTCGTCTTACCGAGCAGAAAGGTTTTGGCTATATTTTGCCTATTCTTGATGAACTGGTTCAGCATAATGTGCAAATCGTTATTGTAGGTACTGGCGATCCTAAAATGTGTATGGATTTGGGTGAATTTGCGCAGAATAATCCGTCTCAGTTCGCGTTTATTAATGGGTTTAGCTCAGAACACGCGCATCTTGTTGAGGCCGGCGCCGACTTCTTCTTAATGCCATCGCAGTTTGAGCCTTGTGGGCTAAATCAAATGTACAGTTTGGCCTACGGCACCATTCCTATTGTGCGCGCGGTAGGTGGTTTGAAAGACACTGTGGTGGACAATCGCCATAGCGAAGATGCCACAGGCTTTGTGTTTGAACAGCCACGCCCTGAAGCCCTGCTTGCCTGTATTCGTCGCGCTTTATTGTTTTATTACGAGCACCCAGTGAAGTTCAGAGAAATGCAGCAAAGAGGTATGAATACCCGCTTTACTTGGGAACGTGCCGCTGGTGAATATATAAAACTTTACGGATCTATGTTCGTTTAA
- a CDS encoding ATP-binding protein → MTDRAIKLSIRSLFLWVVMTIAAISLVSTSGLSIYTQINAYRYELDNRANLLSKMTANAVAGPLRNSSQALVEESLLFLDAADKVLNVHIYKSLPDGANTSSNVERFASYNKGGQLLIPGKQKQLINLDQTPLLTEDNDYLESSRKIFDPETNEVLGWVYLRMSADGFSQHMVKTVLVNLGIMLFLLIFSFLLALRFQRRATTPIEKLSFFLQRTSRQRDYSARAEPSNIKEINVLSDDVNIMLSRIQEYMHKQRQAEEQHRKLNASLEEMVSQRTNALKDANQELIQTLEKLHEFQRQIVQNEKMASLGDMVAGVAHEVNTPIGLGVTASTMMLDRLAVIERDFENKTLKASAMKRFMDESHENLNIIYRNLNRAAELISSFKQVAVDQSSESSRTFCFAQLVNEILLSLQPRLKKLQHNINVDCDPTLCVETKAGPINQIIINLIMNSVIHGFENIEKGQIDICAELITTNKLKLVYRDNGIGIPSDIRKRIFDPFVTTKRGQGGSGLGMHLVYNLVTQALNGSISITSEVGSGVEFVIVFPVSSAKTS, encoded by the coding sequence ATGACAGATCGGGCTATAAAACTTTCTATACGAAGTTTATTTTTGTGGGTGGTAATGACCATCGCCGCAATTTCGCTGGTAAGCACCTCCGGTTTGTCTATCTATACCCAAATAAACGCTTATCGATACGAATTGGATAACCGCGCAAATCTACTGTCTAAGATGACCGCTAATGCGGTTGCAGGCCCGCTTCGAAATTCTAGCCAGGCATTGGTGGAAGAATCTTTACTATTCTTAGATGCTGCTGACAAAGTGTTAAACGTTCATATCTATAAAAGCTTACCGGATGGCGCTAACACCTCAAGTAACGTTGAACGCTTTGCCTCTTACAACAAAGGCGGCCAGTTACTTATTCCTGGAAAGCAAAAACAGCTAATTAACCTAGATCAAACTCCCTTGCTCACTGAAGATAATGATTACTTAGAAAGTAGTCGGAAAATTTTTGACCCAGAGACAAACGAAGTTTTGGGATGGGTTTACCTTCGGATGTCTGCAGACGGGTTTAGCCAGCACATGGTTAAAACGGTTCTAGTTAACCTTGGGATTATGCTTTTCTTACTCATATTCAGCTTTTTGTTAGCATTGCGTTTTCAGCGCCGTGCCACTACCCCGATTGAAAAGCTTTCTTTTTTCTTACAGCGCACCTCTAGGCAGCGTGACTATTCCGCTAGAGCAGAACCGTCAAATATTAAAGAAATAAACGTGCTGTCTGATGATGTGAATATTATGCTGTCTCGCATACAAGAATATATGCACAAGCAGCGTCAGGCCGAAGAACAGCACAGAAAGCTGAATGCCAGCTTAGAAGAAATGGTAAGCCAACGAACTAATGCACTGAAAGACGCCAACCAAGAGTTAATTCAAACCCTTGAAAAGCTGCATGAGTTTCAACGCCAAATTGTACAAAATGAAAAAATGGCATCGTTGGGTGACATGGTGGCCGGAGTTGCCCATGAAGTAAATACTCCCATCGGTTTAGGGGTTACCGCTTCTACTATGATGCTCGACAGATTGGCGGTTATTGAAAGAGATTTTGAGAATAAAACCCTAAAAGCCAGTGCCATGAAACGCTTTATGGATGAAAGTCATGAAAATCTAAACATCATTTATCGCAATTTAAACCGCGCTGCCGAGCTAATTTCCAGTTTTAAACAGGTTGCAGTGGATCAATCGAGCGAAAGTAGCCGAACCTTTTGCTTTGCACAGCTAGTTAATGAGATACTACTGTCGTTACAGCCTCGCTTAAAAAAATTACAACACAACATCAACGTAGATTGCGACCCTACCTTATGCGTTGAAACGAAGGCTGGTCCTATTAATCAAATCATTATTAACCTTATTATGAATTCGGTTATTCATGGTTTTGAGAACATAGAAAAAGGCCAGATTGATATCTGTGCTGAATTAATTACAACGAACAAGCTAAAGTTAGTGTATCGGGATAACGGTATCGGGATCCCATCAGATATTCGTAAACGTATTTTCGACCCTTTCGTTACCACAAAACGTGGACAAGGGGGGTCTGGATTAGGCATGCACTTAGTGTACAATTTAGTCACTCAAGCGCTAAATGGTTCTATATCGATTACCAGCGAAGTGGGTAGTGGTGTAGAATTTGTTATAGTTTTTCCTGTTTCCAGTGCGAAAACGTCATAA
- the arcA gene encoding two-component system response regulator ArcA: MQTPNVLIVEDEVVTRTTLKSLFEAEGYNVFEAENGDQMHDFFENHAINLVIMDINLPGKNGLILAREVRDRKNVGLIFLTGRDNDVDRILGLEIGADDYLTKPFNPRELTIRARNLLSRTTNSAEDDDLPSRVNFNGWILDGDSRSLISPTGKEFRLPRSEFRALHLFLSNPGKILTREQLIMEMTGRELRPNDRTVDVTIRRIRKHFESDPSDEELIVTIHGEGYRFCGSVDG; this comes from the coding sequence ATGCAGACGCCAAATGTGTTAATTGTTGAAGATGAAGTGGTCACACGTACCACGCTAAAGAGTTTATTCGAAGCAGAAGGGTACAATGTATTTGAAGCTGAAAATGGTGATCAAATGCATGACTTCTTTGAAAATCACGCAATTAATTTGGTTATTATGGATATTAATTTGCCAGGTAAAAATGGCCTCATTTTGGCGCGCGAAGTACGCGACCGTAAAAACGTAGGTCTTATTTTCCTTACTGGCCGTGATAACGATGTTGATCGTATCTTAGGTCTAGAAATTGGCGCAGATGACTATTTAACCAAGCCTTTCAATCCTCGTGAACTGACTATTCGTGCGCGTAACTTGTTATCTCGCACCACTAATTCAGCAGAAGACGATGATTTACCAAGCCGTGTAAACTTCAATGGCTGGATTTTGGATGGCGACAGCCGTTCACTTATTTCACCAACAGGTAAAGAGTTCCGTTTACCACGTAGTGAATTCCGTGCATTACATTTATTCCTTAGCAACCCAGGTAAAATTCTTACCCGCGAGCAGCTAATTATGGAAATGACAGGTCGTGAGCTTCGTCCTAACGACCGTACTGTAGATGTAACTATCCGCCGTATTCGTAAGCACTTCGAGTCAGATCCTTCTGATGAAGAATTGATTGTGACCATTCACGGTGAAGGTTACCGCTTCTGCGGCTCTGTTGACGGCTAA
- a CDS encoding beta-galactosidase, with translation MANVAQVVAQKDWQNPVVYQRNRVNGHSPLNGFLTQDDAKQNVNAQKQSLNGEWDFRLYPQPEAVTEDLLSEVLVDAASWQSITVPSNWQMQGFDKPIYCNVKYPFPVNPPEVPSDNPTGCYRTTFSATENTLQQRNHIVFEGVNSAFHLWCNGEYVGYSQDSRLPAEFNLTPFLKAGENRLAVMVIRWSDGSYLEDQDMWWLSGIFRDVVLVTKPQHHIQDVFATPKLDACYRDGSLAVRTAINAPASYTVGIQLFDGETPVTEQSVSGTNNRRIDEKGGWDDVIFQSLAVTEPNKWTAETPYLYRLVVSLFDDTGNLVVAEGYNIGFRQVDMLDGQLCVNGKPILIRGVNRHEHHESKGHAVNEADMIEDIKLLKQNNFNAVRTAHYPNHPRWYELCDEYGLYLVDEANIETHGMFPMGRLSRDAVWAGAYLARYTQMVERDKNHASIIIWSLGNECGHGPNQDAMYGWSKAFDPSRPVQYEGGGANTTATDIIAPMYARVDTDVLDDAVPKWAIKKWLSLPGETRPVILCEYAHAMGNSLGSFADYWQAFKDYPRLQGGFIWDWVDQGLVKHTDSGEAYWAYGGDFGDTDNDRQFCINGLLFPDRTPHPALFEAKYCQQHLAFTLKALEQEQAGSYQLTIASDYVFRLTDNEALQWQVLKNGECVVSGTEVLSIAPQSTQTLTITPNFDFVPDAQYHLNIDVVLVKDCDWAGAGHVLDTEQFEIANTAGLSTFSLTSAINGKNKVTVERLASNVTIHAANTCFTISADTGLLTSWTANGEEQLRAPLEDNFFRAPLDNDIGVSEVDNPDPNAWESRWRRAGIGQWQRTCAGVDVVESTQDVRVTALFNYHYDNALVASTTWCYRVNATGTIDLDVQVKLADALPPMPRIGLQWAVPHSSQADANIQWKGLGPFENYPDRLAAARFGSYSESIASMHTPYIFPTDNGLRSNCRELSINNIKVAGDFHFAVSPFGQNQLDEAKHTCDLTPADSTYVYIDHAHMGVGGDDSWSPSTHKAFLLEKKAYRYFLSLSAC, from the coding sequence ATGGCAAATGTTGCTCAAGTTGTTGCGCAAAAAGATTGGCAGAATCCTGTTGTTTATCAAAGAAATCGCGTGAATGGACATAGTCCATTAAACGGTTTTTTAACCCAAGACGATGCTAAACAAAACGTTAATGCGCAAAAACAAAGTTTAAATGGTGAATGGGATTTTAGGTTATACCCCCAACCTGAAGCTGTCACCGAAGACTTATTGAGCGAAGTATTAGTTGATGCTGCAAGCTGGCAATCTATTACTGTGCCTTCAAATTGGCAAATGCAGGGTTTCGATAAGCCTATTTACTGTAATGTTAAATATCCTTTTCCGGTAAACCCACCTGAAGTACCCAGCGATAACCCCACAGGCTGCTACCGTACTACTTTTTCGGCAACTGAAAATACGTTGCAACAGCGCAACCATATCGTGTTTGAGGGGGTTAATAGTGCATTTCACCTGTGGTGTAACGGTGAATACGTCGGTTATTCACAAGATAGCCGACTACCCGCTGAATTCAATTTAACGCCCTTCTTAAAAGCTGGTGAAAATCGCTTAGCGGTTATGGTTATTCGCTGGTCTGATGGTAGCTATTTAGAAGACCAAGACATGTGGTGGCTAAGTGGTATTTTTCGCGATGTGGTATTAGTCACGAAACCACAACATCATATTCAAGATGTGTTCGCGACGCCCAAGCTGGATGCTTGCTATCGCGATGGCAGCTTAGCTGTTCGCACCGCCATTAACGCACCAGCAAGCTATACGGTGGGCATTCAGTTATTTGATGGTGAAACTCCGGTTACCGAACAAAGTGTGTCTGGTACCAACAACCGCCGTATAGATGAGAAAGGCGGGTGGGACGATGTGATTTTTCAATCGTTAGCAGTCACTGAACCTAACAAATGGACAGCCGAAACGCCTTATTTGTATCGACTCGTGGTGTCACTGTTCGACGATACTGGAAACCTAGTGGTAGCGGAGGGCTACAACATAGGTTTTCGACAGGTAGATATGCTTGATGGTCAGCTGTGCGTAAACGGAAAACCTATTCTTATTCGTGGTGTAAATAGGCACGAGCACCATGAAAGCAAAGGTCATGCGGTGAATGAAGCCGATATGATTGAAGATATAAAGTTATTGAAGCAAAACAACTTTAATGCGGTACGTACTGCCCATTATCCTAATCACCCGCGTTGGTACGAGCTGTGTGACGAATATGGGTTGTACTTAGTTGATGAAGCGAATATTGAAACTCACGGCATGTTCCCTATGGGGCGTTTGTCGAGAGATGCCGTGTGGGCAGGGGCTTATCTAGCCCGTTACACCCAAATGGTAGAGCGTGACAAAAACCACGCATCCATTATTATTTGGTCATTAGGTAATGAATGTGGCCATGGGCCAAACCAAGATGCCATGTACGGTTGGTCTAAAGCGTTTGACCCTTCACGACCTGTACAATACGAAGGCGGTGGTGCCAATACTACAGCAACCGATATCATCGCCCCTATGTATGCTCGGGTAGATACTGACGTGCTTGATGATGCCGTGCCGAAATGGGCGATTAAAAAGTGGTTATCGCTACCAGGTGAAACCCGCCCTGTTATTTTGTGTGAGTACGCCCATGCCATGGGAAATAGCTTAGGGAGCTTTGCGGACTACTGGCAGGCATTTAAAGACTATCCACGTTTGCAAGGGGGGTTCATTTGGGATTGGGTCGATCAAGGCTTAGTGAAGCATACAGACAGCGGTGAGGCCTATTGGGCCTACGGTGGCGACTTTGGTGATACCGATAACGACCGTCAGTTTTGCATTAACGGCTTGTTGTTTCCTGATCGCACGCCACACCCTGCATTATTTGAAGCCAAATACTGCCAACAGCATTTGGCATTTACCCTTAAAGCACTAGAGCAGGAACAAGCTGGTAGCTATCAGCTAACCATCGCCAGTGACTATGTATTCCGCTTAACCGATAACGAAGCACTGCAGTGGCAGGTGCTTAAAAATGGCGAATGCGTTGTAAGTGGAACTGAAGTGTTAAGCATTGCCCCTCAATCAACACAAACTCTAACGATTACCCCAAACTTCGACTTTGTGCCTGATGCGCAATACCATTTAAATATTGATGTGGTGCTAGTTAAGGACTGTGATTGGGCAGGTGCTGGGCACGTATTAGATACCGAGCAATTTGAGATTGCGAATACTGCAGGTCTATCTACATTCTCATTAACTAGCGCTATCAATGGCAAAAATAAAGTTACGGTCGAGCGCTTGGCGTCGAACGTAACTATTCACGCCGCAAACACGTGTTTTACAATAAGTGCTGATACTGGACTGCTTACGTCATGGACAGCAAATGGCGAAGAGCAGCTAAGAGCACCGCTTGAAGATAACTTCTTCCGAGCGCCGTTAGACAATGACATTGGCGTGAGTGAAGTGGATAACCCCGATCCTAATGCGTGGGAGTCTCGCTGGCGCCGAGCTGGAATTGGGCAATGGCAACGCACCTGTGCTGGTGTAGATGTGGTTGAAAGCACACAAGATGTGCGTGTGACGGCACTGTTTAACTATCATTACGATAATGCCTTGGTGGCCTCAACAACCTGGTGTTACCGCGTGAATGCAACAGGCACTATAGACTTGGATGTTCAGGTTAAGTTAGCCGATGCATTACCTCCAATGCCGCGTATTGGTTTGCAGTGGGCCGTACCTCATTCAAGTCAGGCTGATGCCAATATTCAGTGGAAAGGGCTAGGACCATTTGAGAACTACCCTGACCGGTTGGCCGCAGCCAGGTTTGGGAGTTACAGCGAAAGTATTGCCAGTATGCATACGCCTTACATCTTTCCTACCGATAACGGGCTTCGTAGTAATTGCCGAGAACTTAGCATTAACAATATAAAAGTAGCGGGTGATTTTCACTTTGCTGTAAGCCCGTTCGGGCAAAATCAGCTTGATGAAGCTAAGCACACTTGCGACCTCACGCCAGCCGACAGCACCTATGTGTACATCGATCATGCCCACATGGGCGTTGGCGGCGACGACTCGTGGAGCCCAAGTACGCACAAAGCCTTTTTGTTAGAGAAAAAAGCGTATCGTTACTTCTTATCCCTAAGTGCTTGTTAA
- a CDS encoding helix-turn-helix transcriptional regulator — MQPANFTSTGPSNAQRTFRDIVNIGPHCLERFIDSTNAPEIKALDIELAGCSNLSGTYQVGRVTPPNHTIFYSLKGSGKIRTPSGEYALPASSVIILPAHQSFEVQIAHFDESSAPQLDQAPRPDQAPWDIIWLNLSDSPRWQHFFDVEHPVQHNIELSGLHHAMELLYLETNSQHRQAVIPIIQQYLQHIATPVKSTHQVRLSALFAAVEKQLQFNWDIDALVDKVHYSAPHLHRLCLAQFGRSPMQHVIYLRMVRAKNLLISTQWPIAYIANYVGYSNVFTFSKRFKKSQGMPPSEFRQRQSLN; from the coding sequence ATGCAACCTGCTAACTTCACTTCAACTGGCCCCTCAAATGCGCAGCGAACCTTTCGCGATATTGTGAATATTGGTCCACACTGTCTTGAACGTTTTATTGATAGTACCAATGCACCAGAGATTAAAGCGCTAGACATAGAGTTGGCGGGTTGCTCGAATTTATCAGGTACTTATCAAGTAGGCCGAGTTACCCCGCCTAACCACACTATTTTTTATTCATTAAAAGGCAGCGGTAAAATACGCACGCCGAGTGGCGAGTATGCATTGCCTGCTTCAAGTGTGATTATTTTGCCTGCGCATCAAAGTTTTGAAGTGCAAATTGCGCATTTTGATGAAAGTAGCGCACCGCAGCTAGATCAAGCGCCGCGGCCGGATCAAGCGCCGTGGGACATCATTTGGCTAAACTTATCTGATAGCCCTCGATGGCAGCATTTTTTTGATGTAGAGCACCCCGTACAGCACAACATTGAGTTGTCAGGGCTACATCATGCGATGGAGTTACTGTATTTAGAAACCAACAGCCAGCACCGACAGGCGGTTATTCCTATTATCCAGCAATATTTGCAGCATATTGCTACCCCAGTGAAAAGCACGCACCAAGTTCGATTGTCGGCGCTATTTGCTGCGGTAGAAAAGCAATTGCAGTTTAATTGGGATATCGACGCCTTGGTAGACAAAGTGCACTACTCTGCCCCCCACTTGCACAGGCTATGCCTTGCGCAATTCGGCAGAAGCCCTATGCAGCATGTTATTTATCTGCGCATGGTAAGGGCGAAAAATTTACTGATAAGCACGCAGTGGCCCATTGCTTATATTGCCAACTACGTGGGCTACAGCAATGTGTTTACGTTTTCGAAGCGGTTTAAAAAGTCACAAGGCATGCCGCCCAGCGAATTTCGCCAGCGGCAGTCTTTAAATTGA
- the pmbA gene encoding metalloprotease PmbA — translation MQIEQQLSEIQNVVDDVLKLALKNGATQAEASMSKVEGIAVSSRMQEVENVEFTNDGGLGISVYVGKRKGSASTADLSKEALTRAVEKAVDIAKYTSEDPCTGLADAELMATEFPDLDLYHPQELDTEKAIATTIEAESAALGYDPRITNSDGASYNANLGMRVYGNTHGINAGYPSSRYSLSCMVIGSQDGDMQRDYAYTVDRQAPLLQSAVSIGTDAAKATVERLGARKINTAQVPILLHKDIASSLFGHYVGAISGGSLYRRSSFLLDSLGKQIFPEWLNIEERPFIKSGLASSSFDNEGVACKDMTIVDGGKLATYLYTTYSARKLNTQTNGHAGGIHNWLVGDTGHSDSDLLKEMGTGLYVTELMGQGVNTVTGDYSRGAAGFWVENGVIQYPVHEVTIAGCLQDMFAGIVAIGKDKDLRGSVHTGSILINQMKIAGS, via the coding sequence ATGCAAATTGAGCAACAGTTATCAGAAATTCAGAATGTCGTCGATGATGTACTGAAATTAGCCCTAAAAAATGGGGCAACCCAAGCAGAAGCAAGCATGTCAAAAGTGGAAGGTATTGCGGTATCTTCACGTATGCAAGAAGTTGAAAACGTAGAGTTTACTAACGATGGCGGCTTGGGCATTAGTGTTTACGTAGGTAAGCGAAAAGGCAGCGCCTCAACGGCTGACTTAAGCAAAGAAGCACTGACTCGTGCCGTGGAAAAAGCCGTAGATATTGCTAAGTACACCAGTGAAGATCCTTGTACTGGTCTTGCTGATGCTGAACTTATGGCCACAGAATTTCCCGATTTAGATTTATATCACCCGCAAGAGCTTGATACTGAGAAAGCCATTGCCACCACGATTGAAGCGGAATCTGCTGCGTTAGGTTACGATCCGCGCATTACAAATTCCGACGGTGCATCGTATAACGCTAATCTTGGTATGCGAGTTTACGGTAATACCCACGGTATTAATGCTGGGTATCCAAGTAGCCGTTATAGCCTTAGTTGTATGGTGATTGGTTCTCAAGATGGTGATATGCAGCGTGATTATGCCTACACAGTCGACCGTCAGGCGCCTTTATTGCAATCAGCAGTCTCTATTGGCACCGATGCAGCAAAAGCCACTGTAGAGCGTCTGGGCGCCCGTAAGATAAATACGGCTCAAGTGCCCATTCTGTTACACAAAGATATCGCGTCTAGTTTATTTGGGCATTACGTGGGTGCTATCAGCGGTGGTAGCTTGTATCGTCGTTCATCGTTCTTGTTAGATAGCTTAGGTAAACAAATTTTTCCTGAGTGGCTAAACATTGAAGAGCGCCCATTTATAAAGTCGGGCTTAGCAAGTTCTAGCTTCGACAATGAAGGCGTGGCTTGTAAAGACATGACCATCGTAGATGGCGGAAAGCTTGCTACTTATCTTTACACCACCTATTCAGCGCGTAAGCTAAACACCCAAACCAATGGTCACGCGGGTGGCATTCATAACTGGTTGGTGGGCGACACAGGTCATAGCGACAGCGACTTGCTAAAAGAAATGGGCACTGGCCTATACGTTACTGAACTTATGGGGCAGGGCGTTAACACGGTTACCGGCGATTATTCTCGTGGTGCAGCTGGGTTTTGGGTAGAAAATGGTGTTATTCAATACCCGGTGCACGAAGTGACTATTGCTGGCTGCTTACAAGATATGTTCGCTGGCATTGTGGCAATTGGTAAAGATAAAGATTTGCGCGGTAGTGTGCATACTGGCTCAATTCTTATTAATCAGATGAAAATAGCAGGAAGCTAG